The following are encoded together in the Deltaproteobacteria bacterium HGW-Deltaproteobacteria-18 genome:
- a CDS encoding cation:proton antiporter (subunit D of antiporter complex involved in resistance to high concentrations of Na+, K+, Li+ and/or alkali; contains an oxidoreductase domain; catalyzes the transfer of electrons from NADH to ubiquinone) yields MENATLLLPLIITGLAPLGIWIFRSTPNTREAVSFISAALTFLFMLWITPGVLRGEINTYTLFTILPGITVKICADGLTMIFGIVASFLWFLATSYNVGYMRGLNEHAQTRYYFCFAIAIFGAVGVAMSANIFTLYLFYEIISIFTYPLVAHHQDEEGFSGARKYMVYLMGTSKLFLLPAMVLTYVLCGTLDFQLGDVVKGIFPADADPFMVQLTYVLYIAGLAKAALMPFHNWLPSAMVAPTPVSALLHAVAVVKAGVFSVSRIILSGFGLETMNNLNLGIPTAYLAAFTIVVASIIALTKDDLKARLAYSTVSQLSYVIIGVTMLTPDAVTGGLAHIAHHAFSKITLFFAAGAIYVATHNKKISLMGGFGRKMPITFAMFSLAALSMIGMPPVCGFVSKWYLINGAMQAHQIIILCALLGSTILNAGYFTPIIYRAFFMAPDPTVDYDHYSEAPMTMVIPLTITACISVLLGFYPELFFGFINIFTGFRG; encoded by the coding sequence ATGGAAAACGCAACGCTCCTTCTCCCCCTCATCATCACCGGCCTCGCCCCTTTGGGTATCTGGATATTCCGTAGCACCCCCAACACCCGTGAAGCAGTCTCCTTCATCTCCGCGGCCCTGACCTTCCTCTTCATGCTCTGGATAACACCCGGAGTTCTCCGCGGTGAAATCAACACGTACACACTGTTCACCATCCTGCCCGGCATCACCGTAAAAATCTGCGCCGACGGACTGACCATGATCTTCGGGATCGTGGCAAGCTTCCTGTGGTTTCTGGCCACGAGCTACAACGTCGGTTACATGCGCGGCCTGAATGAACACGCCCAGACCCGCTACTACTTCTGCTTTGCCATCGCCATCTTCGGGGCTGTGGGCGTGGCCATGAGCGCGAACATTTTCACACTCTACCTGTTCTACGAGATCATCTCCATCTTCACGTACCCGCTGGTCGCGCATCATCAGGATGAAGAGGGATTCAGCGGCGCGCGCAAGTACATGGTCTACCTTATGGGTACCTCAAAGCTCTTCCTGCTTCCGGCCATGGTGCTGACCTACGTGCTCTGCGGCACCCTCGATTTCCAACTCGGCGACGTGGTCAAGGGCATCTTCCCCGCCGACGCCGATCCCTTCATGGTGCAGCTGACCTACGTGCTCTATATCGCCGGTCTGGCCAAAGCGGCGCTGATGCCCTTTCACAACTGGCTGCCCTCGGCCATGGTCGCGCCGACTCCGGTTTCGGCCCTCCTGCATGCGGTGGCCGTGGTCAAGGCGGGCGTGTTCTCGGTCAGCCGGATCATCCTGTCCGGATTCGGCCTTGAAACCATGAACAACCTGAACCTGGGCATTCCCACGGCCTATCTGGCCGCATTCACCATCGTGGTGGCGTCCATCATCGCCCTGACCAAGGACGACCTCAAGGCCCGGCTGGCCTATTCCACGGTCAGCCAGCTCTCCTACGTGATCATCGGCGTGACCATGCTCACACCCGACGCAGTCACCGGCGGTCTGGCTCACATCGCGCACCACGCGTTCTCCAAGATCACCCTCTTCTTCGCGGCCGGAGCCATCTATGTGGCCACGCACAACAAGAAGATCAGCCTCATGGGCGGATTCGGGCGCAAGATGCCCATCACCTTCGCCATGTTCTCCCTGGCCGCCCTCTCCATGATCGGCATGCCGCCGGTCTGCGGATTCGTGTCCAAATGGTATCTGATCAACGGGGCCATGCAGGCTCACCAGATCATCATACTCTGCGCGCTTCTCGGCAGCACGATCCTCAATGCCGGATACTTCACGCCAATCATCTACAGGGCTTTCTTCATGGCCCCCGACCCGACGGTGGACTACGACCACTACTCCGAAGCCCCCATGACCATGGTCATTCCCCTGACCATCACGGCCTGCATCAGCGTGCTGCTGGGCTTCTATCCAGAACTCTTCTTCGGTTTCATCAACATTTTCACGGGATTTCGAGGGTAG
- a CDS encoding NADH-quinone oxidoreductase subunit N → MMLTLLPEALLLGLIVILFIQVIARPGQDLAAKWLPWACLGLLAATGTSLGQTGLLFGNTYQTDALSQFIKLAVAAGLFMAVANAKGQATLKEPMRTDYYLLLCISAWGLMLLASSVELMTIYIALEISSYALYALVPLRAGDKQAAEAGIKYVLFGAAATAVSLYGFAYITAAQHTTFLAELTTREWDFATNPGALIGLLMFLAGFMYKLALFPFHFWCPDVYQGASNETAAYAATLPKLGAVVILVRLASLLVPGQPGMTILAILAAVSMTFGNLSALVQDDVKRMLGYSSIAHAGYVVIGLVAGTAAGLASATFYALVYVLMNLTCFWVVCHLSRDGRNMLYSDLDGLHQRSPVLAFVLAVAAFSLVGLPPTAGFMGKLFLLTSAWGHGYDWLVIIAALNTAISIYFYLSLVRHAYTHEAPPTPTPAKEGGLVLGTIFAAIILLLGILPTPVYELAMQAGKALMP, encoded by the coding sequence ATGATGCTCACGCTTCTACCTGAAGCCCTGTTGCTTGGGCTCATTGTCATCCTTTTTATCCAGGTCATAGCAAGGCCGGGCCAGGATTTGGCAGCCAAGTGGCTGCCCTGGGCCTGTCTTGGACTTCTCGCCGCAACGGGAACAAGTCTCGGCCAAACGGGCCTGTTGTTCGGCAATACATACCAGACCGATGCGCTTTCGCAATTCATCAAGCTGGCCGTGGCCGCAGGGCTGTTCATGGCCGTGGCCAATGCGAAAGGCCAGGCCACCCTCAAAGAACCCATGCGCACGGACTATTATCTCCTGCTGTGCATATCCGCCTGGGGGCTCATGCTGCTGGCCAGCTCCGTGGAATTGATGACAATCTACATCGCACTGGAGATATCCTCCTACGCCCTCTACGCCCTGGTCCCCCTGCGGGCCGGAGACAAGCAGGCGGCAGAGGCCGGGATCAAGTATGTGCTCTTTGGTGCGGCCGCCACGGCGGTGTCCCTGTATGGTTTTGCGTATATCACCGCCGCCCAGCACACCACGTTCCTTGCTGAACTGACCACCAGGGAATGGGATTTCGCGACCAATCCCGGCGCGCTCATCGGTCTTCTCATGTTCCTGGCCGGGTTCATGTACAAATTGGCCCTGTTTCCTTTCCACTTCTGGTGTCCAGACGTGTACCAGGGCGCAAGCAACGAGACAGCCGCATACGCCGCGACCCTGCCCAAGCTCGGAGCCGTGGTCATCTTGGTCCGGTTGGCCTCCCTGTTGGTACCCGGACAACCGGGCATGACCATCCTGGCCATCCTCGCCGCCGTATCCATGACCTTTGGAAACCTGTCGGCCCTTGTCCAGGATGACGTGAAACGCATGCTCGGCTATTCCTCCATCGCCCATGCCGGATACGTCGTCATCGGTCTGGTCGCGGGTACGGCGGCAGGACTGGCCTCGGCAACGTTTTATGCACTAGTTTATGTCCTCATGAACCTGACATGCTTCTGGGTGGTCTGCCACCTGTCCAGGGATGGCCGGAACATGCTGTACTCGGACCTGGACGGGCTGCATCAACGCAGCCCGGTCTTGGCGTTCGTTTTGGCCGTGGCCGCCTTTTCGCTGGTCGGCTTGCCGCCAACGGCCGGATTCATGGGCAAGCTCTTCCTGCTGACCTCGGCCTGGGGACACGGCTATGACTGGCTGGTCATCATCGCGGCGTTGAACACCGCCATCTCCATCTACTTTTATCTCAGTCTGGTGCGTCACGCGTACACCCACGAAGCGCCGCCCACGCCCACTCCGGCCAAGGAAGGCGGCCTGGTTCTGGGCACGATATT
- a CDS encoding NADH-quinone oxidoreductase subunit NuoK, with protein MSSLFLFHLAGLVLLGLGFFGLVQRKNLVGMLISVELLLNGAGLSIVASAKLTAADDVLGQLSSLLIMGLAAAEATLVLAIILVVLRRFGSVETDTIATLRD; from the coding sequence ATGAGCTCACTCTTCCTCTTTCATCTGGCGGGGCTCGTGCTGCTTGGATTGGGTTTTTTCGGTCTGGTCCAACGCAAAAACCTCGTGGGCATGCTCATCAGCGTGGAACTGCTCTTGAATGGTGCGGGCCTTTCCATCGTCGCCTCGGCCAAACTGACCGCAGCGGACGATGTTCTCGGACAGCTCTCCTCGCTTTTGATCATGGGACTGGCCGCCGCCGAGGCGACCCTTGTTCTGGCCATCATCCTGGTTGTCCTGCGGCGCTTCGGCTCCGTGGAAACCGATACCATCGCAACGCTGAGGGACTAA
- a CDS encoding Na(+)/H(+) antiporter subunit D (subunit D of antiporter complex involved in resistance to high concentrations of Na+, K+, Li+ and/or alkali; contains an oxidoreductase domain; catalyzes the transfer of electrons from NADH to ubiquinone; in S. meliloti it is known to be involved specifically with K+ transport): MTASFLHPSIPFLLAALLIPFIRTDKYRWFLPLPALVAVGSVLTMSDGVHGLISYLGQVLTTGRVDTLSIVFAHVFAIQAVIGFIYAMHLKDRAQHVSANLYVAGGFGCVFAGDYLTLFLFWELMSIASTMLIWLNRAPRSTAAGFRYFLFHTLGGLLLLAGMLIRYKATGSFAFEAIIPASAQWYDYLILTGFCVNAAVVPLHAWLPDAYPRATITGAVFMSAYTTKTAVYVLLRGFSGFEVLAIGGTIMAVYGVCYATIENNARRILSYHIVSQVGYMVAGIGIASQLTLNGACAHAYAHIIYKGLLFMTTGAILYATGTAKLSELGGLVRRLPWVFVLYMVAAVSISGMPLFSGFVSKTMVIAGAAEAHRTWLALGLELASIGTFLSVGLKLPYFAFYAKPDDMTRPITPIPANMYVAMGMGAALCFIIGIQPGLLYSLLPFKVDYAPYTPWHVLQISILLGFTGFGFALMVPRLTPAAKQNLDFEFFYIWAGRIFLIICHYPFALVDTWWSEVYRRVGISGLLNRAREANYCDKLVIDGILDGSAMGMRGIGRRTASTVNGKLQDYIGGTVILAFGISAVVMLFTLLR, encoded by the coding sequence ATGACCGCTAGTTTCCTGCATCCTTCAATTCCATTCCTGCTGGCGGCGCTGCTCATTCCGTTCATCAGGACGGACAAATACCGCTGGTTTCTGCCTCTCCCGGCCCTGGTGGCCGTGGGCTCTGTCCTGACCATGTCGGACGGCGTGCACGGGCTGATCAGCTATCTCGGCCAGGTCCTGACCACGGGCCGGGTCGACACCCTGTCCATCGTCTTTGCCCATGTCTTCGCCATCCAGGCGGTCATCGGCTTCATCTACGCCATGCACTTGAAGGACCGGGCCCAGCACGTGTCCGCCAACCTTTACGTGGCCGGCGGCTTCGGCTGCGTTTTTGCCGGGGACTACCTGACCCTGTTCCTCTTTTGGGAACTGATGAGCATCGCCTCGACCATGCTCATCTGGCTCAATCGCGCGCCACGCTCCACGGCCGCGGGCTTCCGCTACTTCCTGTTTCACACCCTGGGCGGCCTTTTGCTCTTGGCTGGAATGCTCATCCGCTACAAGGCCACCGGCAGCTTCGCCTTTGAAGCCATCATCCCGGCCTCGGCCCAATGGTACGACTACCTGATCCTGACCGGATTCTGCGTCAACGCCGCCGTAGTTCCCCTGCACGCATGGCTGCCCGACGCGTACCCCCGGGCGACCATCACCGGCGCGGTCTTCATGTCCGCCTACACCACCAAAACGGCCGTGTATGTTCTCCTGCGCGGATTCTCGGGCTTCGAGGTGCTGGCCATCGGCGGCACCATCATGGCCGTCTATGGCGTCTGTTACGCCACCATCGAGAACAACGCCCGGCGCATTCTGTCCTACCACATCGTCTCCCAGGTCGGATACATGGTCGCCGGCATCGGCATCGCCTCCCAGCTGACCCTGAATGGCGCCTGCGCCCATGCCTACGCACACATCATCTACAAGGGCCTCCTGTTCATGACCACGGGCGCGATCCTCTACGCCACGGGCACCGCCAAACTCTCGGAGCTCGGCGGTCTGGTCCGCCGTCTGCCCTGGGTCTTTGTGCTTTACATGGTCGCGGCCGTGTCCATCTCGGGCATGCCGCTCTTCTCAGGCTTCGTGTCCAAGACCATGGTCATCGCCGGGGCCGCCGAGGCGCACCGCACCTGGCTGGCTCTGGGCCTGGAACTGGCCTCCATTGGAACCTTCCTGTCCGTCGGGCTGAAGCTTCCCTACTTCGCCTTTTACGCCAAGCCGGACGACATGACCCGGCCCATCACTCCCATACCTGCCAACATGTATGTGGCCATGGGCATGGGCGCTGCATTATGCTTCATCATCGGCATCCAGCCCGGCCTGCTCTACTCGCTGCTGCCCTTCAAAGTGGATTATGCGCCCTACACCCCTTGGCATGTGCTGCAGATATCCATTCTGCTCGGCTTCACAGGATTCGGCTTTGCGTTGATGGTCCCCCGGCTTACTCCGGCAGCCAAGCAAAATCTGGACTTCGAATTCTTCTACATCTGGGCCGGTCGGATTTTTCTGATCATCTGCCATTACCCGTTCGCTCTCGTCGATACCTGGTGGAGCGAGGTCTATCGCAGGGTCGGCATATCTGGTCTTCTGAATCGGGCCAGGGAAGCCAACTATTGTGACAAACTCGTGATCGACGGCATTCTGGACGGAAGCGCCATGGGCATGCGCGGCATTGGCCGTCGCACAGCTTCAACAGTCAACGGCAAGCTTCAGGACTATATTGGCGGCACGGTGATTCTGGCATTTGGCATCAGCGCCGTGGTGATGCTTTTCACCCTGCTTCGCTAA
- a CDS encoding NADH-quinone oxidoreductase subunit J — protein sequence MEKLALFAYALNLAIIAIGGFVAVTNTNLVRALVGLVTAMFGVAGMYFLLNAPFVGLMQLLIYVGAISVLIFFAILLTRPPAGGEEQTPSTRRPMAILAAAAPVALLGVICFKAFKQTVAVPDETGIMELGLGLLGTYGLAFELISVVLLVAMAGAVLLGFKRREEA from the coding sequence ATGGAAAAACTCGCACTTTTCGCCTACGCCCTCAATCTGGCCATCATTGCCATCGGCGGCTTCGTGGCCGTGACCAATACAAATCTGGTCCGGGCCCTGGTCGGCTTGGTAACAGCCATGTTCGGGGTCGCAGGCATGTACTTCCTGCTGAACGCCCCTTTCGTCGGCCTCATGCAACTGCTCATCTACGTCGGTGCCATCAGCGTCCTCATCTTCTTCGCCATCTTGCTCACCCGGCCTCCCGCTGGAGGCGAGGAGCAGACGCCTTCCACGCGCAGGCCTATGGCCATCCTGGCTGCGGCGGCACCGGTGGCGCTCTTGGGAGTGATTTGTTTCAAGGCCTTCAAGCAGACCGTGGCCGTGCCCGACGAAACCGGCATAATGGAACTAGGCCTGGGGCTGCTGGGCACCTATGGCCTCGCTTTTGAACTCATTTCCGTGGTGCTGCTGGTGGCCATGGCCGGGGCGGTGCTGCTTGGATTCAAACGACGGGAGGAAGCATGA
- a CDS encoding NADH-quinone oxidoreductase subunit NuoD has translation MMFTKEQIAERGFYTQYFEQGKQENTLIMNMGPQHPSTHGVLRVMLEIDGEYILRADPVLGYIHRMHEKMAEVKTYAQFITNMGRVDYLHALAWNWAFVGAVEKLGGTPPSHRAEYLRVITCELNRISSHLLWWGAYLLDLGAFTPILYAFDDREELLDIMQDMTGSRLTYASFTFGGVVADMDEALKVRIKRFIERLRERLPMYKSLVTDNFILLGRVEDIGNISKDMAVRYGVTGPVLRGSGVAYDVRRAEPYSVYPELDFIVPTSDRTDALGRYLVRMQELEQSLYIIEQALVQIPEGEIQAKMPKKPKIPAGEVYFAVEGARGKIGCYLQSDGGGSPYRIKLRAPSFSNLSLFGELSQGTLLADAVSILGSLDLVIPEIDR, from the coding sequence ATGATGTTCACCAAGGAACAGATAGCCGAGCGAGGATTCTACACGCAGTATTTTGAGCAGGGAAAACAGGAAAACACGCTCATCATGAACATGGGTCCGCAGCATCCATCCACGCATGGAGTGCTGCGCGTCATGCTGGAAATCGACGGCGAATACATTCTGCGCGCCGATCCGGTTCTGGGCTACATCCACCGCATGCACGAAAAAATGGCCGAAGTGAAAACCTACGCCCAGTTCATCACCAACATGGGCCGGGTTGATTACCTCCACGCCCTGGCCTGGAACTGGGCCTTCGTCGGCGCCGTGGAGAAACTGGGCGGTACCCCACCCTCTCACCGCGCGGAATACCTGCGGGTCATCACCTGCGAACTGAACCGCATCTCCTCCCATCTGTTGTGGTGGGGAGCGTACCTGCTGGATCTGGGAGCCTTCACCCCCATCCTGTACGCATTCGACGACCGCGAAGAGCTCCTCGACATCATGCAGGACATGACCGGTTCGCGGCTGACCTACGCCTCCTTCACCTTTGGTGGCGTCGTGGCGGACATGGACGAAGCGCTCAAAGTTCGCATTAAGCGCTTCATCGAGCGCCTGCGCGAACGCCTGCCCATGTACAAATCCCTGGTCACGGACAACTTCATCCTGCTCGGACGCGTGGAAGATATCGGCAACATCTCCAAAGACATGGCGGTACGCTACGGCGTCACAGGTCCGGTTTTGCGCGGCAGCGGCGTAGCCTACGACGTGCGTCGGGCCGAGCCATATTCGGTGTATCCGGAACTGGATTTCATTGTCCCGACGAGTGACCGTACCGACGCGCTGGGACGTTATCTGGTGCGCATGCAGGAACTGGAGCAGAGCCTCTATATTATCGAACAGGCGCTTGTGCAGATTCCCGAAGGCGAAATCCAGGCCAAGATGCCCAAAAAACCAAAAATTCCGGCTGGCGAAGTGTATTTCGCGGTGGAGGGAGCACGAGGAAAAATCGGATGCTACCTGCAAAGCGATGGCGGAGGCAGCCCCTATCGAATCAAACTGCGCGCACCGAGTTTCTCCAATCTGAGTCTTTTCGGCGAATTGAGCCAAGGCACGCTTCTGGCGGACGCCGTGTCCATCCTGGGCAGCCTGGACCTTGTCATCCCGGAGATTGACCGATGA
- a CDS encoding NADH-quinone oxidoreductase subunit NuoH — MIDPQLLRILIALVGILGFVALNALALVYAERKIAGHVQRRPGPYEVGPHGILQPLADGLKLMGKQLTTPRDADPVIFWLAPILCFMPVALCVFPIPFGPDLIALDLNLGMVLILAFAGLGVLSICLAGWGSNNKWGLLGAARAVAQNVAYEIPLLLAVLSVAFMTGSLNLATITEGQGPWPWQWNVLLNPLGFIIYFICALAETNRAPFDLPEAESELTAGFHTEYSGMGFGLFFMAEYANMIVACSVATVLFLGGWNGPGAPGWWWFLLKMYALIFLIIQIRWTYPRVRFDQLLNLCWRWLVPLALLNLVYVTIIIKLQEA, encoded by the coding sequence ATGATAGACCCGCAACTGCTCCGCATTCTCATTGCCCTGGTTGGCATTCTGGGCTTCGTGGCCCTGAACGCCCTGGCCCTGGTCTACGCCGAACGTAAAATCGCCGGCCATGTCCAACGCCGTCCCGGACCCTACGAAGTCGGCCCCCATGGAATCCTGCAACCTCTGGCCGATGGCCTCAAACTCATGGGCAAACAGCTCACCACGCCGCGTGATGCGGATCCGGTCATCTTCTGGCTGGCCCCGATTCTCTGTTTCATGCCTGTGGCCCTGTGCGTTTTCCCCATCCCCTTCGGTCCAGACCTGATAGCTCTGGACCTCAATCTCGGGATGGTGCTTATCCTGGCCTTCGCGGGCCTGGGCGTTCTATCCATTTGTCTGGCCGGATGGGGTTCCAACAACAAATGGGGCCTTCTTGGCGCAGCCCGAGCCGTGGCCCAAAATGTGGCCTATGAAATCCCGCTGTTGCTGGCCGTCCTCTCCGTAGCCTTCATGACTGGCAGCCTCAATCTGGCGACGATCACAGAAGGTCAAGGCCCATGGCCCTGGCAGTGGAATGTGCTGCTCAACCCGCTCGGATTCATCATCTACTTCATCTGCGCCCTGGCCGAAACCAACCGCGCCCCCTTCGATCTGCCTGAGGCCGAAAGCGAACTGACCGCCGGATTCCACACCGAATACTCGGGCATGGGTTTTGGCCTCTTCTTCATGGCCGAATACGCGAACATGATCGTGGCCTGCTCCGTGGCCACGGTCCTCTTCCTGGGCGGCTGGAACGGCCCTGGTGCTCCCGGCTGGTGGTGGTTTTTGCTCAAGATGTACGCGCTCATCTTCCTGATCATCCAGATCCGTTGGACATATCCGCGCGTACGTTTCGATCAGCTTCTCAATCTGTGCTGGAGATGGCTCGTGCCCTTGGCGCTGCTGAATCTCGTGTACGTCACCATCATCATCAAGCTCCAGGAGGCGTAA
- a CDS encoding [Fe-S]-binding protein: MWSLIVGLNITGKYFLKPNVTIHYPRQEVTNLATFRGHIELVPEDSDKLTPRCISCGTCAKACPSNCITVSKKKAPAPTPEETEQGIKPKAPKDPELFQLDFTLCSLCGQCVSSCPADAIRFSQNINLAGFSRQDFHFDLLARLRSRKFTTTNEAD, encoded by the coding sequence ATGTGGTCGCTGATCGTAGGCCTGAACATCACCGGCAAGTATTTTCTGAAACCCAACGTGACCATTCACTATCCTCGCCAGGAAGTGACCAATCTGGCCACCTTCCGCGGGCATATCGAACTTGTGCCCGAGGACAGCGATAAGCTTACCCCGCGCTGCATCTCCTGCGGCACATGCGCCAAGGCGTGTCCCTCGAACTGCATCACGGTGAGCAAGAAAAAGGCTCCGGCGCCCACTCCCGAAGAGACCGAGCAAGGCATCAAGCCCAAGGCACCCAAGGACCCGGAGCTCTTTCAACTGGATTTCACCCTCTGCTCGCTGTGTGGACAGTGCGTATCCTCGTGCCCGGCTGATGCCATCCGTTTTTCCCAAAACATCAACCTCGCCGGATTTTCCCGCCAGGACTTTCATTTCGATCTTCTGGCCCGATTGCGCTCCAGAAAATTCACAACCACCAACGAGGCGGACTGA
- a CDS encoding NADH-quinone oxidoreductase subunit M (Catalyzes the transfer of electrons from NADH to quinone): MTASSFPILSVLIFFPLGATAVILAVKNVDLIRKLTLIAGIVEIALALPLLDFDLSSGAFQFVEKASWVPQWGLTYSLGVDGISLLMVLLTVALLPLCVLCSWNYISKRIKEFHIVLLLMTSACVGVFVALDFVLFYLFWEAMLVPMYLLIAVWGGPNKRYASIKFFLYTLAGSTLLLVAIIAFYVAGGTFSIPELMTKTFSPELQFWTFLAMALAFAIKCPMFPFHTWLPAAHVEAPTAGSVLLASVLLKMGTYGFLRFCIPLAPNACVTFAPLMITLSIASILYGGVIALGQKDMKKLIAYSSVGHMGFVTLGIFLFSQRGVEGAIMQMLNHGITTGGLFMLVGAAYERSHSREITDNMGLGKFLPAYMFFFGLFALSSLGFPGTNSFVGEALVLVGAFQDSLLVGGLAIPGAMLAAAYMLRLLQKLAWGQPSCGAKFADLSRREWIYLTPLAVFVFYIGLAPTLTLSVMDPSIDNLLKEFTAKTTAIAKHDAPAGLTQYLALIGKEARP, translated from the coding sequence ATGACTGCATCATCCTTTCCGATCCTCAGCGTGCTCATCTTCTTCCCCCTGGGCGCAACTGCGGTCATCCTGGCGGTGAAGAACGTCGATCTCATCCGCAAACTGACTCTGATCGCGGGTATTGTCGAAATTGCGCTGGCTCTGCCGCTGCTGGACTTCGACCTTTCCTCGGGCGCTTTCCAGTTCGTCGAGAAGGCGTCATGGGTGCCCCAATGGGGCCTGACCTATTCCCTCGGCGTGGACGGCATCAGCCTGCTCATGGTCCTCCTGACCGTGGCCTTGCTGCCCCTGTGCGTACTCTGCTCGTGGAACTACATCTCCAAACGGATCAAAGAATTCCATATCGTTCTCTTGCTCATGACCTCGGCCTGTGTCGGCGTTTTCGTGGCGTTGGACTTCGTGCTTTTCTACCTCTTCTGGGAAGCCATGCTCGTGCCCATGTACCTGCTCATCGCGGTCTGGGGCGGGCCGAACAAGCGCTACGCATCCATCAAATTCTTCCTCTACACGCTTGCCGGTTCCACCCTGCTCCTGGTTGCCATCATCGCCTTCTACGTCGCGGGAGGAACTTTCTCCATCCCGGAACTGATGACCAAGACCTTCAGCCCTGAATTGCAATTCTGGACCTTTTTGGCCATGGCGCTGGCCTTCGCCATCAAGTGCCCCATGTTCCCCTTCCACACATGGCTTCCGGCCGCACACGTGGAAGCGCCCACGGCCGGTTCCGTGCTGCTGGCCTCGGTGCTGCTCAAGATGGGCACCTACGGCTTTCTGCGTTTTTGCATACCGCTGGCCCCGAATGCCTGCGTGACCTTCGCCCCGCTCATGATCACGCTGTCCATCGCCTCCATTCTCTATGGCGGCGTCATCGCTTTGGGCCAGAAGGACATGAAAAAGCTCATCGCCTACTCCTCCGTGGGACACATGGGCTTTGTCACCCTGGGCATCTTCCTCTTCAGCCAGCGTGGAGTGGAAGGGGCCATCATGCAGATGCTCAACCACGGCATCACCACCGGCGGACTCTTCATGCTCGTGGGCGCCGCCTATGAACGCAGTCACAGTCGCGAGATCACGGACAACATGGGCCTTGGCAAATTCCTGCCGGCCTACATGTTCTTCTTCGGACTTTTCGCCCTCTCATCACTCGGGTTTCCGGGCACCAACTCCTTTGTGGGTGAGGCCCTGGTTCTCGTAGGCGCTTTTCAGGACAGCCTCCTGGTTGGCGGTCTGGCCATTCCGGGCGCCATGCTGGCCGCCGCCTACATGCTTCGCCTCCTGCAGAAACTGGCCTGGGGCCAGCCAAGCTGCGGGGCGAAGTTCGCTGACTTAAGCCGGAGGGAATGGATCTACCTGACTCCACTGGCGGTCTTTGTCTTCTATATCGGCCTGGCTCCGACCTTGACGCTGAGTGTCATGGATCCGTCCATTGACAACCTGCTCAAAGAGTTCACGGCCAAGACCACGGCCATCGCAAAGCACGACGCGCCCGCCGGTCTGACTCAATACCTGGCACTCATCGGCAAGGAGGCACGTCCATGA
- a CDS encoding NADH-quinone oxidoreductase subunit B — MAQTNSRTQSAVRGFEPPLVNLKPAQQVLDLCRAMSLWPMTFGLACCAIEMMAAGMARFDISRFGAEVFRPSPRQSDLMIVAGTVTHKMAPALVRLYEQMPAPKYVIAMGNCAISGGPFAGEHNYNVVEGVDMLIPVDIYVPGCPPRPEGLLEGLFLLQEKITGKRWWPEALGGIEP, encoded by the coding sequence ATGGCCCAGACGAATTCGCGTACCCAGTCGGCAGTAAGAGGATTTGAGCCGCCCCTGGTCAATCTCAAGCCTGCGCAACAGGTGTTGGATCTTTGCAGGGCCATGTCGCTGTGGCCCATGACCTTCGGTCTGGCCTGCTGCGCCATTGAAATGATGGCCGCTGGTATGGCCCGCTTCGACATTTCCCGTTTCGGAGCTGAAGTATTCAGGCCATCCCCTCGCCAATCGGATCTGATGATCGTTGCCGGTACCGTGACCCACAAGATGGCCCCGGCCCTGGTCCGTTTGTACGAACAGATGCCCGCACCCAAGTACGTTATCGCCATGGGCAACTGCGCCATCTCCGGCGGCCCTTTTGCAGGCGAACACAACTACAACGTCGTCGAAGGTGTGGACATGCTCATCCCCGTCGACATTTATGTGCCTGGCTGTCCGCCGCGGCCCGAGGGACTTCTGGAAGGGTTGTTCCTGCTCCAGGAAAAGATCACCGGTAAACGCTGGTGGCCCGAGGCGTTGGGAGGGATCGAACCATGA